GCAGAAAGCGAGGGTTTCTGCAGCTCCCGGATCAGGGGCTGAAACAGGCTGGTCATTGCTGTCTTTAAGAGGTTCTGTTGTTGAATCAACGGATGAGCCATCTTCTGTCACGGCGGATGATTCATCAGTTAATGAAATCTGGTCGTTTTCCGGATCTTCATCAGACAGGATGTATTCAGTTTCCATACCATCGGGACCGGGACGGTCGGAGTAATGTGTTACTCCTCTGTCGTCTTTCCAGATAAACACCTTCTCGGCAGTCACTGTTTCAGTAAGAACAATGGCAAGAAAGGCCAGAGGCAGTAGGGTTAAGTAGCTTTTTATCAGTCTTTTCATCCTGAAGTTCCATTATTTTTGGTCTCTTTATTAATAAATGTAAGCAATTTCCGAGATTCTGCTTCGTCAGGCTATTGACTCAAATGGGTAGACGGTAAAGAATGTCAGCCACTGAAGCCATGCAACCAATGGCTTCGGTTGATTATGCGACCATCAGGAACATCAACAGTGGAACTGGTGATAGCATTCCTTGGAGGCTGACAGCGGTACCTTGCCGGGTCAAACTGTCAGCGCTCTACTGCCCCTATCCGCACAGGAATGTTGAGGTCTTGTTAAGCAGAGACCTGAAGTCCCAGCTGTCGTTAGTGACTGTTGTAGCTGTTACAACAACTAATAAAAATCTTCGGTACAAAAGGTCTACACCTGTCCGGTGACAAAGGCCAACCGAACTCTTTTCTAATCTTTAAGCCGAGGAGAAGCACACGTGGAGCTTTTATCCGGTGCGGACATGGTGGTTCGCTCGCTGGCTGACGAAGGGGTCAAGCACATTTACGGGTATCCCGGGGGCGCACTTCTACACGTCTACGATGCCATTTTCCGACAGAAAGAAGTCACACATATCCTGGTTCGTCATGAACAGGCTGCTGCCCATATGGCAGACGGTTATGCCCGGGCAACCGGAAAGCCCGGCGTGGCACTGGTAACGTCCGGTCCCGGTGCTACCAACACCATAACCGGCATTGCCACTGCCTATATGGATTCCATTCCCATGGTGATCATTTCCGGACAGGTGCCTTCTGCTGGCATTGGTTCGGACATGTTTCAGGAAGTCGATATGGTGGGCATTTCCCGCCCGATCGTAAAACACAGCTTTCTGGTGAAGCGGGCAGAAGATATTCCTGAAATCATTAAAAAAGCGTTCTACCTTGCCCAGACTGGTCGGCCTGGTCCTGTGGTGGTGGACATTCCGAAAGACATTACCGATCC
Above is a window of Endozoicomonas montiporae CL-33 DNA encoding:
- a CDS encoding DUF4124 domain-containing protein is translated as MKRLIKSYLTLLPLAFLAIVLTETVTAEKVFIWKDDRGVTHYSDRPGPDGMETEYILSDEDPENDQISLTDESSAVTEDGSSVDSTTEPLKDSNDQPVSAPDPGAAETLAFCNKLNANLLALEARGRIRLTHDDGREDILDDAGKSKEKQRLKELMNQFCK